A window from Sulfitobacter sp. OXR-159 encodes these proteins:
- a CDS encoding IclR family transcriptional regulator — translation METTGETANIGVGKEEAVLFLSQVETHANIRAFFPPGSLSPMHASGIGKALLAYMDPERLDKLLSKGQMTRFTAHTIIDPTALRQNLEAIRESGFSVDNEERNEGMRCIAAPVFDMNGEAVAGISISGPTSRVGASEVEELSRPVIKAAHQLSFAIGGSVTRPQP, via the coding sequence ATGGAAACGACCGGTGAAACAGCTAATATCGGCGTCGGAAAAGAAGAGGCGGTCCTGTTTCTGAGCCAAGTGGAGACACATGCGAACATCCGCGCCTTTTTCCCGCCCGGCAGCCTTTCTCCGATGCATGCATCCGGCATTGGCAAGGCGTTGCTCGCATATATGGATCCTGAGCGTTTGGACAAACTACTCTCGAAGGGGCAGATGACGCGGTTTACCGCACATACGATCATCGATCCGACGGCCCTGCGCCAGAATCTCGAAGCCATTCGGGAAAGCGGCTTTTCAGTTGATAATGAAGAGAGGAACGAAGGCATGCGCTGTATCGCGGCGCCGGTATTCGACATGAATGGCGAAGCTGTCGCGGGAATCTCGATATCCGGGCCAACCAGCAGGGTCGGCGCGTCTGAGGTCGAAGAATTGAGCCGCCCCGTCATCAAGGCGGCTCACCAATTGAGCTTCGCAATCGGGGGCAGCGTTACTCGGCCGCAGCCTTGA
- a CDS encoding bifunctional allantoicase/(S)-ureidoglycine aminohydrolase: MSTKYFAPHGGHPGQEQLLTDRAVFKDAYAVIPKGTMRDIVTSFLPFWEDTRLWVIARPMSGFAETFSQYIMEVQPGGGSEKAELDPEAEGVLFVVEGAATLRVAGETYELSPGGYAYLPPSSAWTLRNEGEEVLRFHWVRKAYEAVEGLDMPDVLVLNENDIEPTPMPGTDGKWSTTRFVDPSDLRHDMHVTIVTFEPGGVIPFLETHVMEHGLYVLEGKAVYNLNNDWVEVEAGDYMWLRAFCPQACYAGGPGRFRYLLYKDVNRHMALRPGAASYPQHQRIKAAAE; this comes from the coding sequence ATGAGCACCAAATATTTCGCGCCACACGGGGGACATCCCGGGCAAGAGCAGCTTCTCACTGATCGCGCAGTTTTCAAGGATGCCTATGCGGTCATCCCAAAAGGTACGATGCGGGATATCGTCACCAGCTTTTTGCCTTTTTGGGAGGATACGCGCCTGTGGGTCATCGCGCGCCCGATGAGCGGCTTCGCCGAGACATTTTCGCAATACATCATGGAGGTACAGCCCGGAGGCGGGTCTGAAAAGGCTGAATTGGATCCGGAAGCCGAGGGCGTATTATTCGTTGTGGAAGGCGCGGCCACTTTGCGTGTCGCGGGCGAGACTTACGAGCTGAGCCCGGGCGGTTACGCATACCTGCCCCCGTCGAGCGCCTGGACCCTGCGAAACGAAGGCGAGGAAGTCTTGCGCTTCCATTGGGTGCGCAAGGCATATGAGGCCGTCGAAGGGTTGGATATGCCCGATGTGTTGGTCCTGAACGAAAACGACATCGAACCGACGCCCATGCCGGGCACAGATGGCAAATGGTCGACGACCCGCTTTGTCGACCCATCCGACCTGCGCCACGACATGCATGTCACGATTGTGACATTCGAACCGGGCGGCGTCATTCCCTTTCTTGAGACACATGTGATGGAGCACGGGCTCTATGTGTTGGAGGGCAAAGCCGTTTACAATCTAAACAATGATTGGGTCGAAGTCGAGGCCGGCGATTACATGTGGCTCCGCGCTTTTTGCCCCCAGGCATGCTATGCGGGTGGCCCGGGGCGGTTTCGTTACCTGCTTTACAAGGACGTAAATCGCCATATGGCGCTCCGTCCCGGCGCCGCGTCATACCCTCAACATCAGCGCATCAAGGCTGCGGCCGAGTAA
- a CDS encoding IS30 family transposase, whose amino-acid sequence MGAVYEQLSITERRKIERWRHAKVPVDEMARVLKRCRSTIFRELKRNHFSDENMPGCDGYYGAAAHLMQAERRSRERKLIKHPELCKRVIERIKNGWTPEQISNRMIHEGAPLRVCQETIYRYIYSKEGQRDDLWWYLPTHRIARRPRRTRRRREPKFHRDVSILFRPDDVAHRRQFGHWEADLMLFKQKLGQTNVTSLVERVSRFTVILKNPNKRTKPVMEKIMSAIKELPLIARRSITFDRGTEFVSWPHLQAEIGTQTWFCDPSSPWQKGTVENTNRRLRRWLPRKRDIRQCTDHDMKVICDRLNNTPRKCLGWKTPAEVFREKILEEMR is encoded by the coding sequence ATGGGAGCCGTTTACGAGCAACTAAGTATCACAGAACGACGCAAGATAGAACGCTGGAGACACGCGAAGGTCCCAGTTGACGAGATGGCGCGCGTTCTGAAGCGCTGCAGATCAACGATATTTCGCGAGCTAAAGCGTAACCATTTCTCGGACGAAAACATGCCTGGATGCGATGGCTATTACGGTGCCGCCGCGCACCTGATGCAAGCGGAACGGCGTTCTCGAGAGCGCAAACTGATCAAACATCCTGAGCTGTGTAAACGCGTGATTGAGCGCATCAAGAACGGTTGGACACCCGAGCAGATCAGTAACCGCATGATCCACGAGGGTGCTCCGCTTAGGGTCTGCCAAGAAACCATATACCGATACATCTATTCCAAAGAAGGTCAGCGCGATGACTTGTGGTGGTATCTGCCGACGCACCGTATCGCTCGACGTCCCCGCCGCACCCGAAGACGCAGAGAACCCAAGTTCCACCGCGATGTCAGCATCTTATTTCGCCCGGATGATGTGGCTCATCGCCGTCAATTTGGCCACTGGGAAGCTGATTTGATGCTGTTCAAACAGAAGCTTGGCCAGACCAACGTCACCTCACTGGTTGAGCGCGTCAGCCGCTTCACCGTGATCCTGAAAAACCCGAACAAGCGCACCAAGCCAGTCATGGAAAAGATCATGAGCGCCATCAAAGAACTCCCCCTCATCGCCCGCCGGTCCATCACTTTTGACCGCGGAACCGAGTTTGTCAGTTGGCCGCATCTCCAAGCCGAGATCGGAACCCAGACGTGGTTTTGCGACCCCTCCAGCCCTTGGCAGAAAGGCACAGTCGAGAACACTAACCGACGCCTTCGAAGGTGGCTGCCCCGCAAACGCGACATCCGGCAATGCACCGATCACGATATGAAGGTGATCTGTGATCGCCTCAACAACACGCCGCGCAAGTGCCTTGGATGGAAAACGCCAGCCGAGGTCTTTCGCGAAAAGATATTGGAGGAAATGCGATGA
- a CDS encoding glutathionylspermidine synthase family protein: MQKTTLPERPDWRAHAEEVGFTFADMHGEPYWDETSAYALSLEQIENDIEDPSTELHAMCREAVAEIIASEELMAQLAIPEAHRDLVAESWRRGDPEIYGRFDLAYDGARPAKLLEYNADTPTSLYESAAFQWQWLEDQLKAGVLPEGTDQFNGIHEALVARFAEVFEPDSDLHFTAVADNPEDYGTVEAMGWAAREAGLGAHYCDLDKIALSEDGQFLDDQDRRIAVLFKLYPWEDLLRDDYASHIAGSGCLFLEPAWKALLSNKGLLPVLWQMFEGHPNLLPAFFEADVADALAGRGPAAPACAEAFDRAAADLAAAHVRKPILSREGASVSIHQSGKVIEQSKNLDYAEHPRIVQTYAPLPEFDGFRPVIGSWIVGESCAGIGIREDRSRITQDLSRFKPHYILA; this comes from the coding sequence TTGCAAAAGACCACATTGCCCGAAAGACCCGATTGGCGCGCCCATGCCGAAGAGGTCGGCTTTACCTTCGCCGATATGCATGGTGAGCCCTATTGGGACGAAACCTCGGCCTATGCGCTGTCGCTTGAGCAGATCGAGAACGACATCGAAGACCCCTCGACCGAGTTGCACGCCATGTGCCGCGAGGCCGTGGCAGAGATCATTGCCAGCGAAGAATTGATGGCGCAGCTTGCCATTCCAGAAGCGCATCGCGACCTCGTGGCCGAAAGCTGGCGGCGCGGCGACCCTGAGATCTACGGGCGTTTCGATCTGGCCTATGACGGCGCGCGCCCAGCCAAGCTGCTGGAGTATAACGCCGACACGCCCACCTCGCTCTACGAAAGCGCGGCCTTTCAATGGCAGTGGCTTGAGGATCAGTTGAAGGCGGGCGTTTTGCCCGAAGGCACGGATCAGTTCAACGGCATCCATGAGGCATTGGTCGCCCGATTTGCCGAGGTTTTTGAGCCCGACAGTGACCTGCATTTCACCGCCGTGGCGGACAACCCCGAAGATTACGGCACCGTCGAAGCCATGGGCTGGGCCGCGCGCGAAGCGGGGCTTGGCGCGCATTACTGCGACCTCGACAAGATCGCGCTGAGCGAGGACGGTCAATTCCTCGACGATCAGGATCGCCGCATTGCGGTGCTGTTCAAGCTTTACCCGTGGGAAGACCTGCTGCGGGACGACTACGCGTCACATATCGCTGGGTCAGGCTGCCTGTTTCTGGAGCCTGCGTGGAAAGCGCTTCTGTCCAACAAAGGGCTGCTGCCCGTGCTTTGGCAGATGTTCGAAGGCCACCCCAATCTGCTGCCCGCGTTTTTTGAGGCGGATGTGGCAGACGCGCTCGCCGGGCGCGGCCCCGCCGCCCCCGCCTGCGCCGAGGCCTTTGACCGTGCCGCCGCGGATCTGGCAGCAGCGCATGTGCGCAAGCCAATCCTCTCGCGCGAAGGGGCGTCGGTCTCGATCCACCAATCCGGCAAGGTGATCGAACAGTCGAAAAACCTAGACTACGCCGAACATCCGCGCATCGTTCAAACCTATGCCCCCCTGCCCGAATTTGACGGATTTCGCCCGGTCATTGGGTCTTGGATTGTGGGCGAAAGTTGCGCGGGCATCGGTATCCGCGAAGACCGCTCGCGCATCACGCAGGATTTGTCCCGCTTCAAACCGCACTATATTCTCGCATAA
- a CDS encoding DUF1190 domain-containing protein, which produces MTKRSKRVSIAIVGAAAFTLAGCEEEKVDAAAFPDLQSCLADASSGGMYTQQQCETAFDAAQTLHVESAPRYDSLEVCEEQHGADACGSEQTATQSGSGGIFMPLLAGYLIGNMMSNRAGMAAAQPLYKTKDGRFTNAARSSTYSTNRGAAKLGTSQFTRPSTTIGKTPMTRATAASRGGFGRSGGSRGFGG; this is translated from the coding sequence ATGACCAAACGCTCGAAACGGGTTTCCATCGCCATCGTCGGTGCCGCCGCCTTTACCCTCGCCGGATGCGAGGAGGAAAAGGTCGATGCCGCTGCCTTTCCCGACCTGCAAAGCTGTCTGGCGGATGCCTCAAGCGGCGGGATGTACACCCAGCAACAATGCGAAACCGCCTTTGACGCGGCCCAGACCCTCCATGTGGAATCCGCACCGCGCTATGACAGCCTAGAGGTCTGCGAAGAGCAGCATGGCGCAGACGCCTGCGGCTCGGAACAGACGGCAACCCAAAGTGGATCGGGCGGGATTTTCATGCCCCTGCTGGCGGGCTACCTGATCGGCAATATGATGAGCAATCGCGCAGGGATGGCGGCGGCACAGCCGCTGTATAAAACGAAGGATGGCCGCTTTACCAATGCGGCACGCTCCAGCACCTATTCAACCAATCGCGGCGCCGCCAAGCTCGGCACGTCGCAATTCACCCGGCCCAGCACCACGATCGGCAAAACCCCGATGACCCGCGCCACTGCCGCATCGCGTGGCGGTTTTGGCCGTTCGGGTGGATCGCGCGGTTTTGGTGGCTGA
- a CDS encoding peptidase M23 has product MKRLTFALTTFAGPLAAHEGVHVHPHGHDPFWAVAVLALAVAILAAAVMRRR; this is encoded by the coding sequence ATGAAGAGACTGACATTCGCCCTCACCACTTTCGCAGGCCCATTGGCGGCGCATGAGGGCGTGCATGTGCATCCCCATGGCCACGATCCCTTTTGGGCCGTGGCGGTGCTGGCGCTGGCGGTTGCGATCCTTGCGGCGGCGGTGATGCGCCGCAGGTAG
- a CDS encoding 3-keto-5-aminohexanoate cleavage protein → MTDTPAIICVAITGSLPTKADNPAVPIDITEQIESTQAAFEAGATICHAHVRTADGTPTADPDRFARLQEGLRQHCPGMIVQFSTGGRSGAGRNRGGMLPLRPDMASLSVGSNNFPNRVYENPPELVDWLAEEMMTYSVLPEIEVFDLSHILQAKAMAEAGKIPARPYIQFVMGVKNAMPADRDVFDFYIQTVKRLFGDIPWCAAGIGRHQAELNAWCAAAGGHLRTGLEDNIRMDKQTLAPSNAALVARAAEICSEAGRPVATPQQAREILGLG, encoded by the coding sequence ATGACCGATACTCCAGCCATCATCTGCGTGGCCATCACCGGATCGCTTCCCACCAAGGCCGACAACCCGGCGGTGCCGATCGACATCACCGAACAGATCGAAAGCACCCAAGCCGCCTTTGAGGCCGGGGCGACGATCTGCCATGCCCATGTGCGCACCGCCGATGGCACCCCCACGGCAGACCCTGACCGTTTCGCACGGCTGCAAGAGGGGCTGCGGCAGCACTGCCCCGGCATGATCGTGCAATTCTCAACTGGGGGGCGCTCGGGCGCGGGGCGAAACCGGGGCGGGATGCTGCCGCTGCGGCCCGATATGGCCTCGCTTTCCGTGGGGTCGAACAACTTTCCCAACCGCGTTTATGAAAACCCGCCTGAGCTTGTCGACTGGCTGGCGGAAGAGATGATGACCTACAGCGTGCTGCCCGAGATCGAGGTCTTCGACCTGAGCCACATCCTACAGGCCAAGGCGATGGCCGAGGCGGGCAAGATCCCGGCGCGGCCCTATATCCAGTTCGTCATGGGGGTGAAAAACGCCATGCCTGCGGATCGAGACGTTTTTGATTTCTATATCCAAACGGTCAAACGGCTTTTCGGCGACATCCCGTGGTGCGCGGCCGGGATCGGGCGGCATCAGGCCGAACTTAACGCATGGTGTGCCGCCGCAGGAGGGCATCTGCGCACCGGGCTGGAGGATAATATTCGGATGGACAAACAGACCCTTGCGCCCTCCAATGCCGCCCTCGTCGCCCGCGCGGCAGAGATCTGCTCCGAGGCGGGTCGCCCTGTCGCCACGCCGCAGCAGGCGCGTGAGATTTTGGGGCTGGGTTGA
- a CDS encoding 3-hydroxyacyl-CoA dehydrogenase NAD-binding domain-containing protein: MAKRIIIVGAGTMGQSIGRLFGQHGWTVQAVDPTEAARDGFLATVPGSSATAALEDAGQADVALECVPENLALKRKVLAALEGVVPEGAPILSNTSGLTLEEMSADMARPERAVITHFFNPGDVIPAVEVVAAKDAPEGLCEEVMTLLRGLERRPVRLDHAPPGFVANRIQHAIMRECLHLVDQGVASPAEIDEIVQWSVGVRMALSGPFRQRDLNGLGTHLSIAEYLYPDLCDRHDPSPTLADLVGRGHLGKRSGKGFYDWPDGEDARVAEQALRRVIALARDSAD, translated from the coding sequence ATGGCCAAACGCATCATCATCGTGGGGGCTGGCACGATGGGGCAATCCATCGGCAGGCTCTTTGGCCAGCATGGCTGGACGGTACAGGCGGTCGACCCGACCGAGGCCGCGCGCGATGGGTTTCTGGCGACGGTGCCGGGATCAAGCGCCACTGCTGCGTTGGAGGACGCAGGGCAGGCGGATGTCGCGCTGGAATGCGTGCCGGAGAACCTTGCGCTCAAGCGGAAGGTGCTGGCCGCCTTGGAGGGGGTGGTGCCAGAGGGGGCGCCGATCTTGTCGAACACCTCTGGCCTGACACTCGAAGAAATGTCGGCGGACATGGCCCGGCCTGAGCGCGCCGTGATCACGCATTTCTTCAACCCCGGCGATGTGATCCCTGCCGTCGAAGTGGTCGCGGCCAAGGATGCGCCCGAAGGGCTATGTGAAGAGGTCATGACCCTGCTGCGCGGGTTGGAGCGGCGGCCCGTGCGTTTGGACCACGCGCCGCCCGGTTTCGTGGCCAATCGCATCCAACATGCCATCATGCGCGAATGCCTGCATCTGGTGGATCAAGGTGTCGCCAGCCCGGCGGAGATCGATGAGATCGTGCAATGGTCCGTCGGTGTCCGCATGGCGCTTTCCGGCCCGTTCCGGCAGCGCGATTTAAATGGGCTGGGCACCCATCTGAGCATTGCCGAATACCTCTATCCCGATCTGTGTGATCGCCATGACCCATCGCCGACCCTCGCCGATCTGGTGGGGCGGGGGCATCTGGGCAAACGCAGCGGCAAGGGGTTTTACGACTGGCCCGACGGGGAGGATGCGAGGGTCGCGGAGCAGGCGCTGCGCCGTGTCATCGCCCTTGCCCGCGACAGCGCCGATTAA
- a CDS encoding SDR family NAD(P)-dependent oxidoreductase, with translation MAQNPSPRHAVVTGGARNIGLGIARRLREDGWRVFVLDIAEPEDPALRGDAQQVDLSDPEATTAALRNILKEGPVTCLVNNVGIVKPAPFDAVEIDDFDGIMHLNLRPSILAAKLLVPAMRAAGGGRIVMNTSRVTKGKIDRTLYSASKGAIQSMARTWALELARDGITVNCVAPGPIATTAFWENNPEDAPETRAIVDAVPMGRMGTPEDVAQAVAFFADARSGFITGQTVFVCGGTAVG, from the coding sequence GTGGCCCAAAACCCCTCCCCGCGCCATGCGGTCGTCACTGGCGGCGCGCGCAACATCGGCCTTGGTATTGCCCGCAGGCTGAGAGAGGACGGCTGGCGGGTCTTCGTGCTCGATATCGCGGAACCGGAGGATCCTGCCCTGCGCGGGGATGCGCAGCAGGTCGATCTGTCAGACCCCGAGGCAACCACCGCCGCCTTGCGAAACATCCTCAAAGAGGGGCCGGTCACCTGTCTGGTCAATAACGTCGGCATCGTGAAACCCGCGCCCTTCGACGCGGTAGAGATTGATGACTTCGACGGCATCATGCACCTGAACCTCCGCCCCAGCATCTTGGCGGCGAAACTGCTGGTGCCGGCCATGCGCGCGGCAGGGGGAGGGCGGATCGTGATGAACACCAGCCGCGTGACAAAGGGCAAGATCGACCGGACGCTATATTCCGCCAGCAAGGGGGCGATCCAGTCGATGGCGCGGACATGGGCGCTGGAACTGGCGCGCGACGGGATCACCGTGAACTGCGTCGCCCCCGGCCCCATCGCCACGACCGCCTTTTGGGAGAACAACCCCGAAGATGCACCAGAAACCCGCGCCATCGTCGATGCGGTGCCGATGGGCCGCATGGGCACGCCCGAGGATGTGGCGCAGGCGGTGGCCTTTTTCGCCGATGCCCGCAGCGGTTTCATCACCGGGCAAACGGTCTTTGTCTGTGGTGGCACGGCGGTCGGGTAA
- a CDS encoding LysR family transcriptional regulator: MEKQLSATLRQYEVFVAIAETLHFGQAAANLGVAQPALTQQLKHLETVFGGELLFDRNRRRVMLTDFGKSLLPEARALLQQARRVEALAEAARNGQRGRIELAYVGSASYAGILGRLLRELRAGAADVDLILRELDMDLQIAEIVAGRLDAGFVRLPLSGVPETLVTRTVHTEDILLAVPPDHRLAGVPSVSMATLREESFIFSHLGPDMGFAACAYQLCADAGFAPRVAHRAPQFTAIVNFVSAGLGVAFVPASAARMKDAGVAFLPIRDAKVQSRIGLAYLRDPSNPVLRRLLDGLGTEG, from the coding sequence ATGGAAAAGCAACTCAGCGCAACGCTGCGCCAGTATGAGGTCTTTGTCGCCATTGCCGAAACGCTGCATTTTGGCCAAGCGGCGGCCAATCTTGGCGTGGCGCAGCCCGCACTGACGCAGCAACTGAAACACCTTGAGACCGTCTTTGGCGGTGAGCTTCTCTTCGACCGCAACCGCCGCCGGGTGATGCTGACGGACTTCGGCAAGTCACTCCTGCCCGAGGCCCGCGCCCTGCTGCAACAGGCCCGGCGGGTGGAAGCGCTGGCCGAAGCGGCGCGCAACGGCCAGCGCGGGCGGATTGAACTGGCCTATGTCGGCTCGGCCTCTTACGCGGGCATTCTGGGGCGGCTTTTGCGAGAGTTGCGCGCTGGCGCTGCGGATGTGGACCTGATCCTGCGCGAGTTGGACATGGACTTACAAATCGCCGAGATCGTGGCGGGCAGGCTCGATGCGGGGTTCGTGCGCCTGCCGCTCTCGGGCGTGCCCGAGACTTTGGTCACGCGCACCGTCCATACCGAGGATATTCTGCTGGCCGTGCCGCCCGACCACCGGCTTGCCGGGGTGCCTTCGGTTTCCATGGCAACGCTGCGCGAGGAGAGTTTCATTTTCAGCCACCTCGGCCCTGATATGGGTTTCGCGGCCTGCGCCTATCAACTCTGTGCTGATGCTGGTTTCGCGCCCCGCGTCGCGCACCGCGCGCCGCAGTTTACTGCGATCGTGAATTTCGTCTCGGCGGGTCTGGGCGTGGCCTTTGTCCCCGCCTCTGCCGCGCGGATGAAGGATGCGGGCGTGGCCTTTCTGCCGATCCGCGATGCAAAGGTTCAAAGCCGGATCGGGCTGGCCTATCTGCGCGACCCAAGCAATCCGGTCCTGCGCAGGCTGCTTGACGGATTGGGGACCGAGGGCTGA
- a CDS encoding LarC family nickel insertion protein, translating into MQGQGLHLHLDPVGGAAGDMFIAAMLHAFPELAERALADVAAVLPAEVGHAELSEHVASGITARRFELVLAAPDAGRRHGAETTYRAMRELLENAPLSEGTAQAACAILHRIAEAEAQVHDIPIDRVHFHEIADWDALMDVTAAGSICAALSGATVSLAPLPLGGGLVETAHGKLPVPAPATALILQGYDWHDDGVPGERVTPTGAAILAHLTGGSPIASRPPGRLRCTGSGAGMRVMKGLPNILRVSVFDTASGGIAQDSLVQFACDIDDMTGEELGAAVDRLRAMDGVIDLLMLNGQGKKSRPVTRLELLVQPQEADAVAAQVFDLTSTLGLRRSLVDRFILARESDDSGPLRRKRATRPGGHETVKVESDDLADAETLHDRRKRARASEG; encoded by the coding sequence ATGCAGGGGCAAGGGCTTCATCTGCACCTCGACCCCGTCGGCGGGGCGGCGGGTGATATGTTCATCGCGGCGATGCTGCATGCTTTCCCCGAACTGGCCGAACGCGCACTGGCCGATGTCGCCGCCGTGCTCCCGGCGGAGGTGGGCCATGCGGAACTAAGCGAACATGTGGCTTCGGGCATCACCGCGCGGCGGTTCGAATTGGTGCTGGCCGCACCCGACGCAGGCAGGCGCCACGGGGCCGAGACGACCTACCGCGCGATGCGCGAACTTTTGGAAAACGCACCGCTGTCCGAGGGCACGGCTCAGGCCGCCTGCGCGATCCTTCACCGGATTGCCGAGGCCGAAGCACAGGTGCACGACATCCCCATCGACCGGGTGCATTTTCACGAGATCGCGGATTGGGACGCGCTGATGGATGTGACCGCCGCAGGTAGCATTTGCGCCGCGCTGTCGGGGGCGACCGTCTCGCTCGCCCCACTGCCTCTGGGCGGCGGGCTGGTGGAAACGGCGCATGGCAAACTGCCGGTGCCCGCGCCCGCCACGGCGCTGATCTTGCAAGGCTATGATTGGCATGACGACGGCGTGCCGGGCGAGCGGGTGACGCCCACAGGCGCCGCGATCCTTGCCCATCTTACCGGCGGCAGCCCCATCGCCAGCCGTCCACCGGGGCGGCTGCGCTGTACCGGGTCGGGCGCGGGGATGCGGGTGATGAAGGGGCTGCCGAATATCCTGCGGGTCAGCGTCTTCGATACCGCCTCGGGGGGCATCGCGCAGGACAGTCTGGTGCAATTCGCTTGCGATATCGACGATATGACGGGCGAGGAACTGGGCGCGGCGGTGGACCGGCTGCGCGCGATGGACGGCGTGATCGATTTGCTGATGCTGAACGGGCAGGGCAAGAAATCCCGCCCGGTAACGCGGCTGGAATTGTTGGTGCAGCCGCAAGAGGCCGACGCGGTCGCGGCGCAGGTGTTTGATCTGACGTCAACGCTGGGGCTTCGCCGCAGCTTGGTGGATCGTTTCATCCTCGCACGGGAGAGCGATGACAGCGGCCCGCTTCGGCGCAAACGCGCGACGCGCCCCGGCGGGCATGAGACGGTCAAGGTCGAGAGTGATGATCTGGCCGATGCCGAGACCCTGCACGACCGTCGCAAACGCGCCCGTGCCTCCGAAGGCTAG
- a CDS encoding lactate racemase domain-containing protein has translation MKPNYVKLVEDTPLPRMALCRQTFAATQVDDPRAAVAEAMQAGCADKIKPGMSIAITAGSRGLANLPELLAAIVAEVRARGAQPFVVPAMGSHGGATAEGQTALLAKLGVTEESLGCEIRSSMETDEIGVLDNGMSVRMDRHANAADGIILFNRIKPHTSFRAPNESGLAKMLSIGLGKQSGAETCHSRGIDNVGIFVAKMARMKLERCKVLFGIGTIENAYDELSQVVALDSDGMLEAEAPYLQEAMRNMPRLPLGPLDAPSASGDLDVLVVDEIGKEFSGTGMDPNITHRFSSEKMQVHLHISRLVALGLSPRSNGNGNGAARADVITQRLEQDFDREAVYANAITSQVLKQSKIPMVMPCDRTAIQTAVKTCGAEDITKVRLLRIPNTLKLEYLYASEAMLPELRDRPGLEVVGDLQEMQFDAGQLHNPWPDAH, from the coding sequence ATGAAACCGAACTATGTAAAACTGGTCGAGGATACGCCGCTACCGCGCATGGCGCTCTGCCGTCAGACCTTTGCCGCGACGCAAGTCGATGATCCGCGCGCTGCCGTTGCGGAGGCGATGCAGGCCGGTTGCGCGGACAAGATCAAGCCGGGCATGTCCATCGCTATCACCGCAGGCAGCCGGGGTCTGGCAAACCTGCCGGAACTGCTGGCCGCCATCGTGGCCGAGGTCCGCGCGCGCGGGGCGCAGCCCTTTGTGGTGCCCGCCATGGGCAGCCACGGCGGCGCCACGGCAGAGGGGCAAACCGCGCTGCTGGCGAAACTGGGCGTGACCGAAGAGAGCCTCGGTTGCGAGATCCGCTCGTCGATGGAGACTGACGAGATCGGCGTGCTCGACAACGGCATGTCGGTGCGGATGGACCGCCACGCCAATGCCGCCGATGGGATCATCCTGTTCAACCGGATCAAGCCGCATACCTCCTTCCGCGCGCCGAACGAAAGCGGGCTGGCCAAGATGCTCTCCATCGGGTTGGGCAAGCAATCGGGGGCCGAGACTTGCCATTCGCGGGGCATTGATAACGTCGGCATCTTTGTCGCCAAAATGGCGCGGATGAAGCTTGAGCGTTGCAAGGTGCTGTTTGGCATTGGCACGATTGAGAATGCTTATGACGAGCTTTCGCAGGTGGTGGCGCTCGACAGCGACGGGATGTTGGAGGCCGAAGCGCCCTATCTGCAAGAGGCGATGCGCAACATGCCGCGCCTGCCGCTGGGGCCGCTGGACGCACCATCAGCTTCGGGCGATCTGGATGTGCTGGTGGTCGATGAGATCGGCAAAGAATTTTCCGGCACTGGGATGGACCCGAACATCACGCATCGTTTCTCAAGCGAAAAGATGCAGGTCCATCTGCATATCTCGCGACTGGTGGCGCTTGGCCTGTCGCCACGCAGCAACGGCAACGGCAATGGTGCGGCGCGGGCGGATGTGATCACGCAGCGGTTGGAGCAGGATTTCGACCGCGAGGCGGTCTATGCCAATGCGATCACCTCGCAGGTGTTAAAACAGTCGAAAATTCCGATGGTCATGCCCTGCGACCGCACGGCGATCCAGACGGCGGTCAAGACCTGCGGGGCCGAGGATATCACCAAGGTCCGGCTGCTGCGTATCCCCAACACGCTGAAGCTTGAGTATCTCTATGCCTCCGAGGCGATGCTGCCAGAGCTGCGCGACCGCCCGGGGCTGGAGGTGGTCGGCGATCTGCAGGAGATGCAGTTTGACGCGGGTCAGCTGCACAACCCTTGGCCGGATGCGCATTGA